The following proteins are encoded in a genomic region of Thermococcus pacificus:
- a CDS encoding cation diffusion facilitator family transporter: MEEVYKPIWLSIVGNVLLALLKLVIGFLYSSIALISDGVHSLSDVITSVIGYAGIRISSKPPDQSHPFGHSRFEPLVAFLIGEALLIGAYEIGRDSVYRLLRGEVIDVNSIMLGVTFLSILAKEAMFRYSVHVGRKLNSQILIADAYHHRSDSLSSLAVLVGLGAQRLGFRYGDALAGLVVAVFLMKVSLDVILQNIGYLTGQAPSFEVCEEIKKRALGVPNVLGVHDLRAHYVGNKLHVELHIEVPPELTLKEAHDISEEVKKRVEEIPEVDRTFVHVDIKGITE, translated from the coding sequence TTGGAAGAGGTTTACAAGCCCATCTGGCTTTCTATAGTCGGAAACGTTCTGCTCGCCTTGCTCAAGCTAGTCATCGGGTTCCTCTACTCGAGCATAGCCCTCATCTCGGACGGCGTCCACTCCCTGAGCGACGTGATAACGAGCGTCATCGGCTACGCGGGGATAAGGATATCCTCCAAACCCCCTGATCAGAGTCATCCTTTTGGCCATTCGCGCTTTGAGCCGCTGGTTGCTTTTCTCATCGGGGAAGCGCTCCTCATAGGCGCATACGAGATAGGGCGCGACTCCGTCTACAGGCTCCTGAGAGGAGAGGTGATAGATGTTAACTCCATCATGCTCGGAGTTACTTTCCTCTCAATCCTCGCCAAGGAGGCCATGTTCCGCTACTCCGTTCACGTCGGCAGAAAGCTCAACAGCCAGATTCTAATAGCGGATGCCTACCACCACAGGAGCGATTCTCTGAGCAGTCTGGCGGTTCTGGTCGGGTTGGGAGCACAGAGACTTGGATTCAGATACGGCGACGCTCTAGCTGGCCTCGTGGTGGCGGTCTTCCTCATGAAGGTCTCCCTTGATGTAATCCTCCAGAACATCGGCTACCTGACGGGCCAGGCTCCGTCCTTCGAGGTCTGCGAGGAGATAAAGAAGCGCGCCCTCGGCGTCCCAAACGTCCTCGGCGTTCACGACCTGCGGGCGCACTACGTCGGGAACAAGCTCCACGTGGAGCTCCACATCGAGGTGCCGCCGGAGCTGACGCTGAAAGAGGCCCACGATATCAGCGAGGAAGTGAAGAAACGCGTGGAGGAGATTCCAGAGGTGGACAGGACCTTTGTCCACGTGGACATAAAGGGGATTACGGAGTGA